One window of Dehalobacterium formicoaceticum genomic DNA carries:
- the cbiE gene encoding precorrin-6y C5,15-methyltransferase (decarboxylating) subunit CbiE has protein sequence MNKVCIAGIGPGSLAYVTPAALEAIQNCDLLVGGKRNLDSFRHLEKETYEFKSSLEDLYLFVERERCQRRICVIVSGDPGFFSLLDFFLKKLGKDALEVIPGISSFQYLFAKMAKPWKDFALCSMHGRDTDLIRKLTEKDGVFLLTDRVNNPGIIADFLLEHGFNDYVMTVGENLSYPEERIVSGKPKEIIKDHFSNLCVVVIEKDGME, from the coding sequence ATGAATAAGGTTTGTATTGCCGGAATTGGACCGGGTTCTTTAGCTTATGTCACCCCTGCCGCACTAGAGGCGATTCAGAATTGTGATCTTCTGGTGGGAGGGAAAAGAAATCTGGATAGCTTTCGTCATTTAGAAAAGGAAACCTATGAATTTAAGTCCAGTTTGGAGGATTTGTACCTTTTTGTTGAAAGAGAACGCTGTCAGCGCAGAATATGCGTGATCGTCTCCGGAGATCCGGGATTTTTCAGTCTCCTGGATTTCTTCCTCAAAAAGTTGGGTAAGGATGCTTTAGAAGTGATTCCCGGGATCAGTTCCTTCCAGTATCTTTTTGCCAAGATGGCCAAGCCTTGGAAAGACTTTGCTTTATGCAGCATGCATGGCAGGGATACGGATCTGATCCGAAAATTAACCGAAAAAGATGGTGTTTTTCTCCTCACAGACCGGGTCAATAATCCGGGCATAATTGCCGATTTTCTCTTGGAACACGGTTTCAACGATTATGTGATGACCGTGGGAGAAAACCTTTCCTATCCTGAAGAACGGATTGTTTCCGGAAAACCGAAGGAAATCATTAAAGATCACTTTAGTAATTTATGTGTGGTGGTGATTGAAAAAGATGGCATGGAATAA
- the cbiD gene encoding cobalt-precorrin-5B (C(1))-methyltransferase CbiD encodes MENSKMVYKNGKQLRTGYTTGSCAAAAAKGAVIMLLSGEAIQEVEIDTPKGWPLTLELKHISWEEDGVRCCVVKDAGDDPDVTDKIEVYAKAKKTAAQGITLSTGLGVGKVTKAGLLIPPGMPAINPVPRSMIMKEVGEVLPEDQGVEVEISIPQGVEIAKRTFNPRLGIEGGISVLGTTGIVEPMSEDALKDTVALELSCRKAAGQDKVLLVPGSYGERFCQEHFSIPKEKAVKMSNYLGFALEKCDEYGFKKVIIAGHLGKLVKPAGGIFYTHSRISDTRMEILTANLALLDMPNVHLKEIMACITTEEAIPIIDKLGYQEIYSVIAEKCAQRCEGYVYGHVEIGVILFSMKRMLAKSSKADHILEEIRHE; translated from the coding sequence TTGGAAAATAGTAAGATGGTATATAAAAACGGGAAACAGCTGCGCACCGGGTACACTACCGGCTCCTGTGCGGCGGCAGCGGCCAAAGGAGCTGTGATCATGCTCTTATCCGGCGAAGCGATTCAGGAAGTTGAGATTGATACGCCAAAAGGATGGCCTCTTACCCTGGAACTTAAGCATATCAGCTGGGAGGAAGACGGGGTGCGCTGCTGTGTCGTGAAGGATGCGGGAGATGATCCTGATGTGACAGACAAAATTGAAGTTTATGCCAAAGCAAAAAAAACTGCTGCTCAGGGAATTACTCTTTCAACCGGATTGGGCGTCGGTAAGGTCACCAAAGCCGGTCTTTTGATTCCCCCAGGGATGCCGGCAATTAATCCCGTGCCCCGGAGCATGATTATGAAGGAAGTGGGCGAGGTGCTTCCCGAAGATCAAGGGGTTGAGGTGGAAATTAGTATTCCCCAAGGGGTGGAAATTGCCAAAAGAACCTTCAATCCCCGATTAGGTATTGAAGGGGGCATCTCGGTGCTGGGAACCACGGGAATTGTGGAACCCATGTCTGAGGATGCTCTAAAGGATACCGTTGCTTTGGAACTTAGCTGCCGCAAAGCAGCAGGACAGGATAAGGTGCTGCTGGTTCCGGGAAGCTATGGAGAAAGATTTTGTCAGGAACATTTCTCCATACCGAAAGAAAAAGCCGTTAAAATGAGTAATTATTTAGGTTTTGCTTTGGAGAAATGTGATGAATATGGTTTCAAGAAAGTTATTATTGCCGGTCATTTAGGGAAATTAGTCAAACCCGCAGGGGGGATTTTTTATACCCATAGCAGGATCAGCGATACCAGGATGGAAATCCTCACCGCTAATCTGGCTCTACTAGATATGCCCAACGTCCACCTAAAGGAAATCATGGCTTGTATTACTACGGAAGAAGCCATCCCCATCATTGATAAATTAGGATATCAGGAGATTTATTCAGTCATTGCCGAGAAATGTGCCCAAAGATGTGAGGGTTATGTTTATGGCCATGTGGAAATAGGCGTCATCCTGTTTTCTATGAAACGCATGTTAGCAAAAAGCAGTAAGGCAGATCATATTTTGGAGGAAATCAGGCATGAATAA
- a CDS encoding precorrin-8X methylmutase, giving the protein MDHQYIKDPMAIERKSFEMISAELGEKNGTGLKMDMIKRVIHTTADFELAGLLQFKEEVEDRLLQAFKGGATIISDTNMIKAGISKKMAHQLGVEINCFVDSEEAHQEAQEKGITRSMAAIDIAARLPGKKVFVIGNAPTALYRILELVEQNFLSPEAVIGVPVGFVGAEESKEALWAADIPSVITKGRKGGSTIGVALVNAVLKEVVKDLGK; this is encoded by the coding sequence ATGGATCATCAATATATCAAAGATCCCATGGCAATTGAGAGAAAAAGCTTCGAAATGATCAGTGCTGAATTGGGAGAAAAGAATGGAACCGGTTTGAAAATGGATATGATTAAACGGGTCATCCATACCACCGCCGATTTTGAATTAGCCGGATTGCTCCAGTTTAAGGAAGAGGTGGAAGATAGACTACTCCAGGCTTTTAAAGGAGGAGCTACGATCATCAGTGATACCAATATGATCAAAGCCGGGATCAGCAAGAAAATGGCGCACCAATTAGGGGTTGAAATTAATTGTTTTGTCGACAGCGAAGAAGCACATCAGGAAGCCCAGGAAAAGGGTATTACCCGTTCCATGGCAGCCATTGATATAGCCGCCCGGCTGCCTGGTAAAAAAGTCTTTGTCATTGGCAATGCCCCCACAGCCCTTTATCGCATTCTGGAATTGGTGGAACAGAACTTTTTATCCCCGGAAGCTGTGATTGGTGTACCGGTAGGTTTTGTGGGCGCAGAGGAATCAAAAGAAGCATTATGGGCAGCAGATATTCCCTCGGTGATAACAAAAGGACGCAAGGGAGGTAGCACCATCGGGGTTGCTTTAGTGAATGCTGTCTTGAAGGAGGTAGTCAAGGATCTTGGAAAATAG
- a CDS encoding cobyrinate a,c-diamide synthase, which translates to MDKGIGQKIPRLVIAAPSSGSGKTTFSMGLMAAFCRRGLKVQPFKVGPDYIDPAFHTGITGRNSINLDGWMLEEPVLRQLFAKGSQGADLSIVEGVMGLYDGYGADPMEGSTAGMAKILQAPVILIMTIDAMAASAAAIAYGLKEFGPVNLKGIVINKPSSPHHYQIVKDAIEKYAGVQVLGFLSKTTDIELKSRHLGLVQSSETENLPEIVDVLADLIEENIDLDLLLKVAEDASPWEFEIPASPDIRKAEFKIAVARDQAFSFYYHENLSMLCRLGAELVFFSPIRDKALPRDSCGIYIGGGYPEVFAPEIAANTALMQDIKEKAEQGMPIYGECGGYMYLNKNFTNDAGEIFPFVGIFDGEAVMTNRLQNFGYLEVLGLTDTVLFEKGERIKAHEFHKSKILRTDDNFCMQGEKVKNGAKTQWHCGRKYKNVFGMYPHIYFPANEKFAINFVRHCREYAGLR; encoded by the coding sequence ATGGATAAAGGGATCGGGCAAAAGATTCCCCGGCTGGTGATTGCGGCACCTTCCAGCGGCAGCGGAAAAACTACTTTTTCCATGGGCCTGATGGCAGCTTTTTGCCGCCGAGGCTTGAAAGTGCAGCCCTTTAAGGTAGGGCCGGATTATATCGATCCCGCCTTTCATACCGGGATTACGGGAAGGAACAGTATCAATTTGGACGGTTGGATGCTGGAGGAACCTGTGCTCAGGCAGCTCTTTGCCAAAGGCAGCCAAGGAGCGGATCTGTCTATTGTGGAAGGGGTCATGGGCCTTTATGACGGCTACGGAGCGGATCCCATGGAGGGCAGTACAGCAGGGATGGCAAAAATTTTGCAGGCGCCGGTGATTTTAATCATGACCATTGATGCCATGGCTGCCAGTGCCGCCGCCATTGCCTATGGCTTAAAGGAATTTGGTCCCGTTAATCTCAAGGGAATCGTAATCAATAAACCATCTTCACCCCACCATTATCAGATTGTCAAGGATGCCATAGAAAAATATGCGGGGGTTCAGGTGCTGGGTTTTTTGTCCAAAACAACAGATATTGAATTAAAAAGCAGACATTTAGGCTTGGTGCAAAGTAGTGAAACGGAGAATCTGCCTGAAATTGTGGATGTCCTGGCGGATTTAATCGAAGAAAATATTGATCTGGATCTGCTGCTGAAGGTCGCGGAAGATGCTTCCCCTTGGGAATTTGAAATCCCGGCCTCTCCGGATATCAGGAAAGCAGAATTTAAAATTGCCGTTGCGAGGGATCAAGCCTTTAGCTTCTATTATCACGAGAATTTATCGATGCTCTGCCGCTTAGGAGCGGAGCTGGTGTTCTTTAGCCCGATCCGAGATAAAGCATTGCCCCGAGACTCTTGCGGCATCTATATCGGGGGCGGCTACCCGGAGGTTTTTGCGCCGGAGATTGCGGCCAACACCGCCCTGATGCAGGATATCAAAGAAAAAGCAGAACAAGGAATGCCCATTTACGGGGAATGCGGCGGATATATGTACTTAAATAAAAACTTTACCAATGATGCAGGTGAGATTTTCCCCTTTGTCGGTATTTTCGACGGTGAGGCTGTCATGACTAATAGACTTCAAAATTTTGGTTATCTGGAAGTGCTGGGTTTGACAGATACGGTGCTCTTTGAGAAAGGGGAGCGGATCAAAGCCCATGAATTTCATAAATCTAAGATTTTAAGAACAGACGATAATTTTTGCATGCAAGGAGAAAAAGTAAAAAACGGTGCTAAGACCCAGTGGCATTGCGGTCGTAAATATAAGAATGTTTTTGGGATGTACCCGCATATTTATTTCCCCGCCAATGAGAAATTTGCTATAAATTTTGTCAGGCATTGCCGGGAGTATGCAGGGTTACGTTAA
- a CDS encoding pyridoxal phosphate-dependent aminotransferase — MNFHGGDVYSCTGEVLDFSSNINPLGVPASFREALWEHLDDFTRYPDLQYRALKESFAEYLSFDKPEMIIPGNGAVEIIFKGIMALDIDTLVNLSPTFSEYAHAAEQKGVPVLDLNAYNEDYQDLNLEHVLSLIQRKSVVVLCNPNNPTGTFVDKEKMCALAGTLKEKDSYLLIDEAFIEFTDGYPQNSMVSELGRFPNVLVIRAATKFFGMPGIRLGFGVTGNLALVQGIKEQLEPWNVNAAAVIAGCTVYRDQKYIAASRLWVQEERQFLFDRLREIPELTVYPSRVNYHLVKINEEKIDAWKLKELLLGKGILIRTPDGFHHLSPYHFRLAVKDRASNEMMLTALREVCSVYG, encoded by the coding sequence ATGAACTTTCATGGCGGAGATGTTTATTCTTGCACAGGAGAAGTGCTGGACTTCAGTTCCAATATTAATCCTCTGGGTGTGCCGGCAAGTTTTCGGGAAGCACTTTGGGAGCATTTGGATGATTTTACCCGTTATCCCGATCTTCAATACCGAGCCCTAAAGGAATCATTTGCCGAATACTTATCTTTTGACAAGCCGGAAATGATTATCCCGGGTAATGGGGCGGTGGAGATTATTTTTAAGGGGATTATGGCTCTGGATATCGATACATTAGTCAATTTAAGTCCTACTTTTTCCGAATATGCTCATGCCGCAGAGCAAAAAGGTGTGCCGGTGCTGGATCTGAATGCTTATAACGAAGATTACCAAGATCTGAATCTGGAGCATGTTTTATCTTTGATTCAACGGAAATCAGTGGTGGTCTTATGTAATCCCAATAATCCCACCGGTACTTTTGTGGACAAAGAAAAAATGTGCGCTTTGGCAGGAACATTAAAAGAAAAAGATTCTTATTTATTGATTGACGAAGCCTTCATTGAATTTACCGATGGCTATCCCCAAAACAGCATGGTTAGTGAATTAGGGCGTTTTCCAAATGTCCTGGTTATTCGTGCCGCGACAAAGTTTTTCGGGATGCCGGGAATTCGCCTGGGTTTTGGCGTTACGGGTAACTTAGCCTTGGTGCAAGGGATTAAAGAACAATTGGAACCCTGGAATGTGAATGCCGCAGCGGTAATAGCGGGATGCACTGTGTACCGGGATCAGAAATATATTGCTGCCTCCCGCCTTTGGGTTCAGGAAGAAAGACAATTTCTCTTCGACCGCTTACGGGAAATCCCTGAATTAACGGTATATCCTTCCCGGGTCAATTATCATTTGGTAAAAATAAATGAGGAGAAAATTGATGCCTGGAAGTTAAAAGAGCTGCTTTTAGGAAAAGGCATTTTGATTCGTACACCGGACGGTTTTCATCATTTGTCCCCTTATCATTTCCGTTTGGCGGTAAAAGATCGGGCATCTAATGAAATGATGCTGACCGCTTTAAGGGAGGTATGTTCTGTTTATGGATAA
- the cbiB gene encoding adenosylcobinamide-phosphate synthase CbiB → MVNVWAAYLLDLIIGDPRGFPHPVIYIGKLISFLENQIRKKAKTEHALRVGGAFLTLITVLIPFTLTWGVLFLAGKIHPYLFYFVNILLMWTCLATKSLRVESMRVYHALAEGDLPQARINLSYIVGRDTRELEEDEVVKATVETVAENTADGIIAPLFYMAIGGAPLAMAYKAINTMDSMIGYKNEKYLHLGRTAAKLDDLVNWIPARITGIFLGLSSLFLNFNVGGSFKILLRDRRNHTSPNCGYPEAATAGALDIQLGGTHTYFQKTVYKPTIGDDIRPVEGEDIKRTVKLMYLASFLTMVVFSLIFWMIKG, encoded by the coding sequence ATGGTTAATGTATGGGCTGCCTATCTCTTGGATTTAATCATCGGAGATCCCCGGGGTTTTCCCCATCCCGTTATCTATATCGGTAAATTAATTTCCTTTTTGGAAAACCAGATCAGAAAAAAAGCCAAAACGGAGCATGCTCTAAGGGTAGGAGGCGCATTTCTCACCCTGATCACAGTTCTGATTCCCTTTACCTTAACCTGGGGAGTGCTTTTTTTAGCGGGAAAGATCCATCCTTACCTGTTTTATTTTGTGAACATTCTCTTGATGTGGACCTGTTTGGCGACCAAATCCCTTCGGGTGGAAAGTATGAGAGTTTATCATGCTCTGGCGGAGGGGGATCTTCCCCAGGCGCGCATTAATCTTTCTTATATCGTGGGCAGAGATACCCGAGAACTGGAGGAAGATGAAGTGGTTAAAGCTACCGTGGAAACGGTAGCGGAGAACACCGCGGACGGTATTATCGCCCCGCTTTTTTATATGGCGATAGGGGGTGCTCCCCTGGCCATGGCTTACAAAGCCATTAATACCATGGATTCTATGATTGGTTATAAAAATGAGAAATATCTTCATCTAGGGCGGACTGCTGCTAAATTGGATGATTTGGTCAATTGGATACCGGCCCGGATCACAGGAATTTTCTTAGGTTTATCAAGTTTATTTCTCAATTTTAATGTGGGCGGCAGTTTCAAAATCCTGCTGCGGGACAGGAGGAACCATACCAGCCCCAATTGCGGTTATCCGGAAGCTGCCACGGCAGGGGCGCTGGATATTCAGTTGGGGGGCACCCATACTTATTTTCAGAAGACAGTTTATAAGCCTACCATTGGAGATGATATCCGACCGGTAGAAGGTGAAGATATTAAACGGACGGTAAAATTAATGTATCTGGCTTCATTTTTAACAATGGTGGTTTTTTCATTAATATTTTGGATGATTAAGGGGTAG
- a CDS encoding cobyric acid synthase yields MKKKSIMIQGTGSSVGKSLLCTALCRIFTQDGYRVNPFKSQNMSNNSYITAEGHEMGRAQVMQAEAAGKAPRAVMNPILLKPTSDHRSQVVIRGKVFDTKDAIEYYEFKPRLKSMVQEIYDDLANESDIVVIEGAGSPAEINLKQDDIVNMGMAKMAQAPVLLAGDIDRGGVFASLAGTLLLLDEDEKKLVKGVIINKFRGSLDILQPGLEMLEDIIHLPVLGVVPYFHLNLEDEDSVTDWDKFRSNQQGEIDIAVIKLPHISNFTDFNVLKLHEDVHLRFVGLEDDLGRPDVIMLPGTKSTVADMEMLWKSGMAKKIQDSHEKGSFIFGICGGYQILGREILDPDHVESSLDGIKGLDLLDIVTSFRGEKTTVLSEGEDQIFHAHVKGYEIHMGETVLLEGTSPLIQVTSPSERSLQSYDGAVSGDQTVFGTYFHGVFDSSAFTREFLNRVRNARNLAPLPNKVQDYWQYKDEQYDKLADVVRESLDMDQIYRIVEAGLDG; encoded by the coding sequence ATGAAAAAGAAAAGCATTATGATCCAGGGAACGGGTTCATCAGTGGGAAAGAGCCTTTTATGTACGGCCTTGTGCCGGATTTTTACCCAGGATGGATATCGGGTGAACCCTTTTAAGTCGCAAAATATGTCGAATAATTCTTACATAACAGCAGAAGGCCATGAAATGGGACGGGCTCAGGTAATGCAGGCGGAAGCGGCGGGGAAAGCACCCCGGGCGGTGATGAACCCCATCTTGTTAAAACCTACCTCAGATCACCGCTCCCAGGTGGTGATCCGGGGCAAGGTGTTTGATACCAAGGATGCTATAGAGTATTATGAATTTAAACCCCGCCTGAAAAGCATGGTGCAAGAGATTTACGATGACTTAGCCAATGAAAGCGACATTGTGGTGATTGAAGGTGCCGGGAGTCCGGCTGAAATCAATTTAAAACAGGACGACATCGTCAATATGGGCATGGCTAAAATGGCTCAGGCGCCTGTGCTGTTGGCCGGTGATATTGACCGGGGCGGTGTTTTTGCGTCACTAGCGGGAACTCTTCTTTTATTGGATGAGGATGAAAAAAAGTTGGTGAAAGGGGTCATTATCAATAAATTCCGGGGAAGCTTGGATATTCTGCAGCCTGGCTTGGAGATGCTGGAGGATATTATCCATCTTCCTGTTTTAGGCGTGGTACCCTATTTCCATCTCAATTTGGAAGATGAGGACAGTGTTACTGACTGGGACAAGTTTCGCAGCAACCAGCAAGGGGAAATTGATATCGCGGTGATTAAACTACCCCATATTTCTAATTTCACCGATTTCAATGTTTTAAAGCTCCATGAAGATGTTCATTTACGCTTTGTTGGTTTGGAAGATGATCTGGGCAGACCGGATGTGATCATGCTGCCCGGTACCAAGAGTACGGTGGCGGATATGGAAATGCTGTGGAAATCAGGCATGGCCAAAAAAATTCAAGACAGTCATGAAAAAGGCAGCTTTATCTTCGGTATCTGCGGCGGTTATCAGATCCTGGGTCGAGAGATTCTTGATCCGGATCATGTGGAATCTTCCTTGGATGGCATTAAGGGTTTAGATTTATTAGATATCGTGACGTCCTTCAGAGGAGAAAAAACCACCGTCCTTTCCGAAGGAGAAGATCAAATATTCCATGCTCATGTCAAAGGGTATGAAATTCACATGGGAGAAACCGTACTTCTGGAAGGGACATCGCCCCTGATTCAAGTGACCTCCCCGTCAGAGAGAAGTCTCCAGTCATATGACGGGGCGGTCAGTGGTGATCAAACGGTTTTTGGCACCTATTTTCATGGGGTTTTCGACAGTTCTGCCTTTACACGGGAATTTTTGAACCGAGTGCGTAATGCCAGGAATTTAGCTCCTTTACCCAATAAGGTGCAGGATTATTGGCAATACAAGGATGAGCAATATGACAAGTTAGCCGATGTGGTACGGGAAAGCCTGGATATGGATCAGATTTATCGCATTGTTGAGGCCGGATTGGATGGTTAA
- the cobC gene encoding alpha-ribazole phosphatase, with translation MTLLYLVRHGETELNTKGVYYGWTDCALSDHGVEQGIKVAAMLKDVNFDKVISSPLQRARKTAELVSGLSGEKVRLDDRLKELNFGFWEGKHYQTIQADDQENWELWVNDWKKAAPPAGESFLTMYHRVKEALNEILENSAGQNVLLVTHQGCLRIIMCLLLQMPYESYWRFTFAHDAYSLMEIEQGYGIVKKINQRIEEEEGRGL, from the coding sequence ATGACACTTCTCTATCTGGTGAGGCACGGGGAGACGGAGCTGAATACTAAAGGTGTCTATTATGGGTGGACGGATTGTGCATTAAGCGATCATGGTGTTGAGCAGGGCATCAAAGTGGCAGCCATGTTAAAGGATGTTAACTTTGACAAGGTAATTTCCAGCCCCTTGCAAAGAGCCCGGAAAACTGCAGAGCTTGTCAGTGGTTTATCTGGGGAGAAAGTACGCCTGGATGATCGTCTTAAGGAATTAAATTTTGGTTTTTGGGAAGGAAAACATTATCAAACCATTCAAGCGGATGACCAGGAAAACTGGGAGCTTTGGGTAAATGACTGGAAAAAAGCAGCTCCTCCGGCAGGGGAATCTTTTTTGACTATGTACCACCGGGTTAAGGAAGCTCTTAATGAAATTTTAGAAAACAGTGCAGGACAAAATGTTCTTCTGGTCACCCACCAGGGCTGTCTGCGCATTATTATGTGCCTTCTTTTGCAGATGCCCTATGAAAGCTATTGGCGCTTTACCTTTGCCCATGATGCTTATAGTTTGATGGAGATCGAACAAGGATATGGGATTGTCAAGAAGATTAACCAAAGGATCGAAGAGGAAGAAGGACGTGGCTTATGA
- the cobU gene encoding bifunctional adenosylcobinamide kinase/adenosylcobinamide-phosphate guanylyltransferase, with product MGKAILVTGGARSGKSRFAEQFMRDLSGSVLYLATAKVTDEEMALRVKKHRESRPGEWDTIEAYQNLGEIISKQGHRYQGILLDCITIMVTNLLFDVPEMQQEEISVDGAEKAEKMIMKEAADLMAGINASPATVVMVTNELGSGIVPEYPVARIFRDIAGRVNQYLASQADEVYLSVCGLPLRLK from the coding sequence ATGGGAAAAGCAATTTTAGTTACAGGGGGAGCAAGGAGCGGCAAGAGCCGGTTTGCCGAACAGTTCATGCGGGATTTGTCCGGATCGGTGCTTTATCTGGCTACGGCCAAGGTAACGGATGAAGAAATGGCATTAAGAGTTAAAAAGCATCGGGAGTCCCGGCCCGGGGAGTGGGATACGATTGAAGCATACCAGAACCTGGGGGAGATCATTTCAAAACAGGGTCATCGTTATCAAGGGATCTTACTGGATTGTATCACCATTATGGTCACGAATCTGCTTTTTGATGTCCCGGAAATGCAGCAGGAAGAGATTTCTGTAGATGGAGCGGAAAAAGCGGAAAAGATGATCATGAAAGAAGCAGCGGATCTCATGGCGGGCATTAATGCTTCTCCTGCCACCGTGGTAATGGTTACCAATGAGTTAGGCAGCGGTATTGTACCTGAATATCCTGTGGCCCGGATTTTTCGTGATATTGCCGGGCGGGTAAATCAATATTTGGCGTCTCAAGCCGATGAGGTTTATCTGTCGGTATGCGGACTGCCCTTACGCTTAAAATAA
- a CDS encoding MFS transporter — MKPTKGKLKLWNKYYVIVLFVSLFCYFAEYINTTAIPLFTVSIGGDESTAGIFMTVVSITALFFRPYLGYVMDKKSRKRILVLGTVCMSIAALSFSFVNLIPLIMTLAIFQGIAVSSITTAGPTVVTDVTVRSKLAEGISLYSNALNLSIALGPMVALGVINRFGYVITFRTSFAISLLAIILVIMLNYEHKQTFSLGSSAPRSEGFNIKIIFEKTAIKPALYQFFMAFCAALIWSFIPLYGLSRGIENIGMFFPVYAGATIIVSLFTGKLVQRFGVKKVFVPGLIMQLFAFISLAYAQSLPLIMLGGFLYGMGSASGFAIISFIVMDLAPSHRRGAANATLFAAMDVGVALGSALMGIITAQFGFTVTFSVAAAMIGLNIIIFLLTQSSQPAKQG, encoded by the coding sequence ATGAAACCTACGAAGGGGAAGCTCAAACTTTGGAATAAATATTATGTGATTGTTCTTTTCGTATCACTTTTTTGTTACTTTGCCGAGTATATTAACACCACTGCCATACCCCTTTTTACAGTTAGCATCGGAGGCGATGAATCCACAGCCGGCATCTTTATGACTGTCGTCAGCATCACCGCCCTCTTTTTTCGCCCCTATCTGGGATATGTGATGGATAAGAAAAGTAGAAAGCGGATTTTAGTCCTGGGAACGGTTTGTATGTCCATAGCCGCTTTATCTTTTTCCTTTGTAAATTTGATTCCCTTGATCATGACTCTGGCTATTTTTCAGGGGATCGCCGTGAGTTCCATAACAACAGCGGGCCCGACTGTGGTCACCGATGTCACAGTTCGCAGCAAACTTGCCGAGGGCATCAGCCTTTACAGTAATGCCCTAAATTTATCCATTGCCCTTGGACCCATGGTCGCCTTAGGGGTGATCAATAGATTTGGCTATGTAATTACTTTCCGAACTTCTTTCGCCATCAGCTTACTGGCTATAATTTTAGTAATTATGCTTAACTATGAGCATAAACAAACTTTCTCTTTAGGTTCTTCGGCTCCAAGGTCTGAGGGATTTAATATCAAAATTATTTTTGAGAAGACAGCCATAAAGCCCGCACTATATCAGTTTTTCATGGCTTTTTGTGCTGCCCTGATCTGGAGTTTTATTCCTTTATATGGCCTGTCCCGCGGCATAGAAAATATCGGCATGTTCTTCCCTGTTTATGCCGGTGCCACCATTATTGTATCACTTTTTACCGGAAAGCTGGTGCAGCGCTTCGGTGTCAAGAAAGTTTTTGTCCCCGGATTAATCATGCAACTGTTCGCTTTTATATCTTTGGCTTACGCCCAGTCTCTTCCTTTGATCATGCTCGGGGGATTTCTTTATGGCATGGGCTCGGCTTCGGGATTTGCCATTATCAGCTTTATCGTGATGGATTTAGCCCCATCCCATCGCCGCGGTGCCGCGAACGCCACCTTGTTTGCCGCCATGGATGTGGGTGTTGCCTTAGGCTCAGCATTAATGGGGATTATAACTGCCCAGTTCGGGTTTACGGTCACGTTCTCCGTTGCTGCAGCCATGATTGGCTTGAATATTATCATTTTTCTCCTGACCCAATCTTCTCAGCCTGCAAAACAGGGCTGA